AAGAAGAGGAAGAACAGTTGCGGCAAACTCTTGCCCAACTACAGCCACAATTAATTTTTGTTGGTTTAGGAGTTCCGCGTCAAGAGTTGTGGATTGCTCAAAACCGCCATTTGTGTCCCAATGCATTATGGATTGGTGTTGGTGGCAGTTTGGATATTTGGTCGGGTTTGAAAACCCGCGCTCCTGCTTGGTTGGGAGATAACAATTTAGAATGGCTGTACCGACTCTACCAAGAACCTTGGCGCTGGCGGAGAATGTTAGCTTTGCCGGAATTTGCCATCAAAGCCTTCGTTTACAGGTTTTTTCGTTCATTAGTTAGTGGATAGTGGATAGTTGTTAGTTGTTAGTTGTTAGTTGTTAGTTGTCTACCAACCACTATCCACTATCCACTAACTAATTTAATTCTTTATTTTGATATTCCCAGGCAAAACCTGGGAATACTTATTTTGTACTGACTTCTATTGTTATCTTTATGAATCCTTTACGGCTTTATAAAACTGTAACCCTAGTAGATTACATAAAGTACCAATTTGAAGAAAGAATGCGACACATCTTTGAGTGAAATTAAGTCTCTGTAAGACTTTCACAATCTAAAATCCAAAATCTAAAATCCAAAATGGTATGAGGAGTGTTTGCGCTTCATGAAAACTGCTGTAACAACTAAAGAAACGACTGACCAATCTGTACAGGCTCAAGACAGCAAAACTCAACAGCCCAATGATACGACTGCGGTGGTAGTACAATTGCGATCTGTCTCAAAAACCTACACTAACGGCTGTCACGCTCTTGTAGACGTGAATTTAGAGATCAAAAAGGGAGAATTCTTATTCGTCACAGGATCTAGTGGTTCTGGTAAATCCACTCTTTTAAAAATGCTTTATGGCGATGAGAAACCCACACAAGGACGCGTGATTATTAATGGATGCGACGTAACAAATTTACGAGGCGATGGCTTATCAATAATTCGGCGTTGCATTGGCATTGTGTTTCAAGACTATAAATTGATTCCACAAAGAACAGTGGCGGAGAACATAACAGTTGTGTTACAAGCTCAGGGATATACCCGTAAAGAGATTCAACGACGTTTAGAACCTACTTTGAAAGTAGTGGGTTTGCTTTCCAAAGCAGACTGTTTTCCCGACCAACTTTCTGGAGGCGAGCAACAACGAGTTAGCATAGCCAGAGCAATAGTAGCAACGCCACCAATTATTCTGGCAGATGAGCCAACTGGAAACCTCGATCCGGATAATTCTTGGCAAGTTATGCAAATTCTCCAAAAATTAAATTCTTTTGGAGCCACGGTAATTGTCACAACTCATGACGAGCAGTTAGTGCGGCGATGCAACCGTCCTGTAGTTCAAGTTCAACATGGAAGATTATATAGAAAATGTTAGTGGTTAGTGGTTAGTGGTTATTTGTCTACCCACAACTAGCAACTAACAACTAACAACCAACAACTAACTAATAACAAAAACTAAAGTCATCAAGAGTAAATTGACCGTCGAAAGCGCTAAAAGTGACACGGTGAATGCCAGTGTCTGATACAGATAGTAAGGTATTGGGAGATGCAGTCTCATCAGAATTGGCAAGGTTAGCCCCAGGAAGTACTGTTTGAGTGAGCATTTGATTTTCGCGATCGTATGCTGACATTAAAAGCCGTTGTGAACTTGTGACAAAAGCACTTACAAAGTGAACGGGATGTAAAAAAGTGGCTTCTAAAAACCCGCTTTTAGGAGCTCCCATCAATACCATCAAACCAGAATGGGTGGGAAATGCTGGGTTTGATGGTTGTATTGCTATACAATTGTTAAATATGACGCCCCACTGCTCGTACTGCCGCTCTACAACTTCAAAACATCTTAAATCCTCCAAATTTAAATAGATACAGGTAGGTACATCAACTACCTCATTCTTTACAGTTGATTTTCTTTGACCCTGTGAAGTAGAGTCTACAATTTGATTTGGGAAATCAAAGTCGTTAATAGTAAATTTACGGTCTTCTAAACTCAGCTTTTGTTCTAAGTGAAGACTAGCCTGCTTTACCACGACACCCCGCCTTGTCATTTTTTAGAGAACAGTTAGATTATTAATTACATAGAATGTCATCTGAAGAATGAAGTGAAAAGTATGAAATATGAAATCAAGGCAAAGCTTTGGACTATAAACGATGAAGTCTTCATCTGTTAGACTTTACCTTTTCTTTATCTACTTCCTTCAATCAGTGACCAATGACCAGTGACCAGTGACCAATGACCAGTGACCAATGACCAATTTAAACAACCATTTACATTATCTAGGACGTACACGAATATCAGTAATGTTTCTGAAAGGCTAACACAAAAAGTTACTGACTAACTTCAACCTTAAGTTTCATGTGCTACCAGTATATAGATTGATATAATAGAGTTTGTTGACTTAAAAACCTTTCTAGGTAGAAAAAATAAATATTAGTTATAAGTAATATGGTGTATAGATTTTATAGATGTATTTTAGATTCCAATAAGTAGTAGGTAGATTGCATCTTCCTAAAGAGGTAGGTCAGAGTTGAGATCGGAATGAAACACTAGAAGTAAGTTAGTTGTTAGTGGTTAATAGTTCCCACTAACAACTAACAACTAACAACTAACCAAAATTTATGTATCAACCACTGGGATTTGAGCAACGTTCTACAATGACTTCATTAGGTATAATGACTTACTATACTAATGAAGGTAAGCCTTGGGAAAATAACACGGAAAAGGAAACTTTAGTGTTTTTGCACGGTTTTGGCGGTGGATCTTCTGCCTATGAGTGGTCAAAAGTTTACCCAGCATTTGCAGCTGAGTATCGAATCATTGCACCAGATTTGATAGGTTGGGGCAGATCGGAACATCCGGCACAAAGTTATAGAATTGAGAACTATTTAGATACTATCCGGGAATTTTTACAAAAAACTTGCGCTCGCGCCGTAACAGTCATCGCTTCTTCTCTGACGGCAGGGTTTACAATCAGAGTTGCGATCGCTCATCCTGAATTATTCAAATCCCTCATTCTTACGACACCTGCAGGACTTGCTGACTTTGGTGAAGATTATTCCCGCAGTATCTTTGCCCAGATAGTCAGTATCCCTATAGTTGACACATTGCTTTACAACACGGGAATTGCAACAAGTGGAGGTATTCGCAGTTTCTTAGAGAGAAGGCAATTTGCCCAACCAAATCGGGTATATGAGGAAATTGTTAATGCTTACTTGGAATCCGCACAGCAACCCAATGCAGCGTATGCAGCCCTGTCTTTTGTGCGTGGGGATTTATCCTTTGATTTATCACTCTACATTCAACAACTAACAACTCCGAGTGCAATTATTTGGGGGCGAAAGTCTGAATTTACAGGTCCTGAAATTGGTCGGCGCTTTGCCCAAATGAATCCGAAAGCCATTCGGATTTTTCAACAACTAGATGATGTGGGATTGACACCGCAGTTAGAACTACCTGCAGTGACAATTGGTTTAATCCGAAAATTTTTGCCAGTTTTAGACCAGTCATCGGTTTAAGGACAATTTAATATGCAAGTTTAAGGCTTACATAACGATTTAAGCTAACATTTTCCTCTGCTGCTTCTATAGCTAATCTACGATGAAGCTCTGGAGGAATACGAACTTGAAATTTACCACTGTAGTTTTTTTCTGCAATAGGTTCTGGAATCCTCTCGTCATTTGCTTCCATATCAGCTACTACATCTTTTACCAAGTTTATAATACCTTCGATAGCAGTAGTCCGATTTTCATGGAGATAAGATAGACTAGGAAATTCAGCACACAGTCCTACAAATTCTTGATCCTCGGTTGACCAAGTAACTCTATATGTGTAGTGGTCGCAGTTAACCATCTTTCATTTCCTCCATTTTTTCAATCGCGGCTAAAACCTGTTTAACTTGATAAGCCTTTGCTTTTCCATTCTTTTCTTGAATGTTAACGCGTGGATCTCCAGCCCAAGGTGTTTTATAGACACAATGACTTGTTCCTTGCTGTCTAGGTTCTCCAAAATAATGATTGCAAACTTTCACTAAATCGGTAAAGTTTACATTCTTAGGATTATTCTTTAACTGAGCAAGGAGTTTTTCTATTTGTGCCATACGTTTATACCAAGTTGTAGTAAAAAAAGTAGAAGTTTCTACAAAATGACATATTAAAAAGCAACTTGGCATTAGTTTTCTCTTTATTATAGTATCAATATTGATACTATGTCAAGCGTTATGTTTTGAAAAATGTCGAAGACTGCAAAATCTCCACTGTATATAGGTTTCAGGCATTTTCTGCAAATTCTGCATCATAAAAAAAGAGCAATTACTACTCTCGTGCTGGTTCATCCCCGACCATTTAGCTAGTACGGTCATATAGTAATAATTTCGAATAATCGTAATATAATGCTTAAAAGCGATTATTCCGAAATTATGCCATATATTACACCTCAAGAAGCATCCAGAGTTACTGGGTTTCATGTAAAGAATGAGCGCTAATTGGGCAGATGAAGGCGTTGTCCTGTATCAAATCTGCTACAGGACATAGACGTTACGATCTAACCACTCTCAAAAAAATGATTGGAAAGGATGAGAGGGCGGTTGTTCTTTATGCGCTTAGTATCTACTCATTCTCAGAAAGATGATCTACAAACTCAAATTGACTTTCTGAGAATGAATCGTGCCGAGAGTGAATTAATATCTGAGATTGGTTCCGGATTAAATTTCAAACGTCGTAAATTACTATCAATACTAGAGCGAGTCATTAAAGGTGAAGTCAAGGAGTTAGTAGTAGCGTACCATGATAGACTTAGCCGATGCAGGATTTGATTTGATTGTTTGGCTATGCGCTCAATTTGATTGTCAAGTTACTGTATTAAATGAAACTAAATTATCCCCTAAGCTTGAATTAGTCCAAGACATTTTAACAAGATTGCATTCATGAGCACGCTAAACTTTATTTTTTGCGTAAATATGAGAAAAGCATCTCTTAGACTGTCGCCAAAGAGTCTACTAAAAATGAATATTTAATGAAGTTTGCCGAAAGTTACGAAAACACCGATTAGGTATTGTATATTATTAATATTTAAATAAAACTTAGGAGGTGATTGAACGAATGGCAAACAAGAAACAAAGGCGAAAGAAAGGATACATAGAGTCTCAAAAGACAATTAAATTGTGGGTAGTAGATAACGTGCAATATAAAGATAATGTTGCTAATTATATTATTCCTACTCGGGAAAAGTACGCAGAAGTTACTAACTTTTATGCAGATATTTTATTAGCTGATTTGGATTTACTTGAAACAAAAGCCGAGGACTTGTATGCCGTTCTAGAAGGATTAACGATTATTAACAAAAATAGGGTAGAGGTTCAATTTCCTTTACAAGGGGATGTTCCCTCTGACATGCGTCGGGCTTGTATTAAGAAAGCTTTTGGAGTTGTTAAATCCTGGTATTCTAATTACAAAAAATGGGAAGTTAAAAAACAGAAAAAGTTAGCGTTAGGAAAAAAGTTTAGCGATCAACCTCCAGTTCCACCTAGAGACTATAGTCAAATGCATCCTGTACTTTATTCTGGGATGTACAAAGACTTTGATGGTACATCCATTATACTGAAATTATGGACTGGTACATCATGGGCATGGATTAAACAACCTATTAACTTAAGGGGACAGTCTTTACCTGATGGTTGGGATTGGGGTTCACCAACTTTGATTTTAAAAGATAAACTTCATTTGCACTTTCCCATCATTAAACAGATATCAAATCCAGGAAAGATTAAAGAACAAGCACAGAATTCAGACGGAATTACTATTTGTTCAATTGATTTAAACCTTGATGGAACGATAGCCGTAGCAAGCATTATAAGTTCCGACGGTACAGGTAGTGTTCAGGAGTTAGCCACTCTGTTTGTAAACCGAAATGACACTATTCAACATCGTAGGAAGCGCGAACTTGGACGCATTGCTAGAGCTTATTCACGTACTAATAAAGGTTTTGGTACTAGTAAAAAGGGAGATTGTTCTAAGCGATTCAAGAAGATTAAAAATCGAGATGATTATGAATCTCATCGGATTAGTAAACGATTAGTTGAATTTGCACATAAGCATGGAGCGACAGTTATAGTATTTGAATGTCTGACTAATCTTAGACCAGAGCAAGCAAAATATAGTCGTCGTAGTAACCAAAAACGTGCTTATTGGTTAAAATCTAAAATCGTTAAACGAACTCGATACAAAGCTTTTCAATTGTATGGAATTCTTACCTCTTTAGTTAGTCCTAAAAATACTAGTAAGGAGTGCGCATATTGTCAGAGTAATGTTTCTAGAATTAGTGTGACAATTTCCGATGTATTTGCTGAAATAGTAAATCTAGCAATTATAAATTCTGACGGAAAAGTTTTTTATAATATTGGCACTCCTAATTACCTCTGTTCAAGCAACATTAAGCATAAAGGAAATGCTGACTTGAACGGTTCCAGAAATGTCGGGTTAAAGTTCTTACGTAGATACTTTGAAAACCCGAAAATAATGACGAAAAGCCTCGTGAATGGTACCTCCGGACAGGGAACCGTTCCATCGGTCGTCTGAAAAGGCGGGGTTGGGTTAAGATCCATCGTTGCAAGGTGGCTCCTTGCTTTGATTTTAATCCAGGGTTAGTGGCGCTACCCATTTGGTTCTAAAGAGTTGAAACCTCGTACTGGTAAAGAGCAAGTCTCTTGAATGCTAGGGATGGCGGATTCAAAGAGCCAGAGAAATGATGAGAAAGTAAGATTTAAGCCGATTTTTCGGAATTATCCCAATTTCCTGTGTCACAGAGATGCCATGACAATACTGCTCGGTTAAGAGAAACCGGGTTTCTCAACAACGGACTATCCATCAAAACAAAACAGGACTTACGCAAAAATTGCTAGAAACCTTGATTTATCGAACCGCCAAGACGCCAAGAGCGCCAAGAATTCGTAGAGCGTGCGTAGTCCTACAAAATTGACACTCTACTAGAGTGGTGATTGAGTAAACTTATAGCCGCCTGCTGTCACCTCAAGAGTACCTTGTTTCCAACCTTGATAAATTGGTATTTTCTTACCTTGAGCATTTTGATATACAGCGTAATGATTGCGCCAATCATGAAAATTTCCATTGCGCCAAACTTTTGGTAATCCTTGAGATTGATGCTGAAGTTTTACCTTTCCCAAAACACCTTTATATTCAACAGATTTATTGCCAATTTCACTTAAATCCAAGCGAGATTTATTTAGTACAGATTGTTGAAATTTATCCCAATTACCGTATGTTTCTTTCTCTCCTATTTCCAGAGCAAAACCGCTAAATTTGTTATTACCTATAGCAGTTAAAATTTGGTTATCGGGGTATTTTTTAAGAATTTTCTCAGTTGCTGTACTGCTAATTCCTTCTATATTAAGATGAATAGGTGTAAGTGCTAACCATGTTTTTTCATAGCCAATAAAAGTTATGCCTTTTTTGGTTTCTAATTTCACAGATTTAGGTAAAAAAAACTGAAATGGTGCTTTAGGTTTATCGTTAAGCCAAATGATTAAATTACGGTACTGGGCAATGCGATCGCCACCAATAGACGAAGAAGAGATTTGAGTCGGATCTGTCCCCGTTGCAGCAATAAAATAATCAACGCCACGCGTAGAATTAAACGCCATCATCTTAAAACCATTCCAGTCACCGCCAGAACCTTGAGCTAAAGTCCCTATTTGGAAGGTGTTTCCAAAATACAGAGTTTCGTGAAATTCAGGTGCAGCATCACCGCCCGGTTTCCAATTTTCATAGGTTGGTTTGGAATTAAGCAATTCGAGTGGCTTTTGAAATTGCTTTCGCGCTAGGGAAACAACTGCTGAAGGTGGACGATAGGTGCTAGTTATCAAATGCACCAAGTCAGGGGAAGGATTAGGATCTGCAAGAGGAGAATCACCAAAGTACAACCCCAACTCATGGGTAGCCAGAGAACACCAAACACAGTTACCCTGATTGTAATCGCGCTTGGAAGGCCCGCCAAATCCACCCCGCCAATATTTAACAGCACCAGACATCAAAAACCAATCCAAAGCGGATTTAGCAAGAGATTTTACCTCAGGGTCTTTGGCAAAATCGTAGAGATTGACATAAGTTGAGATCGCATGTCCCAAGTAATTTTCAGAATCCCATTCGCCCTGTCCTATCTGGTAGAGAGTGCGAACATTTCTTCTGATACGTTCTTTGTAAAGCTTGCGAGTCGCTTCATTTCTTGTTTCTTCGGCAAATAAGTACACAGATATTTCCCGCATTGCTTTTAAATTATCTGTGTTACGACAGTCTACCCAAGTGTCGCAATTGTCTGTGGAGTTTGCCCAAAACTGGCGACGGTTGGGAAAGCGTCGTGTAAGCGGATCTACCTCTGTCCAAACCTTCATTGCCCGTTTCATCCTCTGGCGGTAGGATGGGTCAAGATACTTGCCAAAGTAAAAGTATTTGCGGACTTGACCTTTGAGAGTAAAACCAGAGTAGAAATCAATCCCCAATGTATGAGCGTGACTTTTAGCATCCGCATCTTCAGATTGAAGAAAGGAAATAGCCTTTTCTCGGTTTCCTGCAAGAAAACCAATCATTGCTTTGGGGTAGGATCTTTTTTCACTCTCAAAAGATGTAGTGCCATATTTGCTGTCTGTAAATTTTGTCAGGACTTCCCTAGACCGCAACTGAAACTCCTTTTCCATTTGCGGCGTCCAGTGATTTTCTGCTTTAACCAGGGTGCAGCCAATGGAAAGACATATTAATGATATGGCAACGGCTTTGATAATGTTTATCATAATGGTTAGTGGATAGTGGTTAGTGGATAGTGGTTAGTGGTTAGTGGTTACCAGCAACTAACAACTAACAACCAACAACTAACAACCAACAACTAACCTATTTGTCTTGCAGTCTGACATCAATGACAGTGCTGTTAAAATTGTAGTTAAAGCCGTCTAACTCAATTGGCATACCAATTTTGACTTTACTGTTACCTAACACTGGTCCATCTGCTGTAACTTGGGCTTTGCCTTGTAAAGTCAAAAGCATATCCGTACTGAAATTATTAGATCTTGTATCTGGTAATTCTTTTACGGAACCGTCAGGTTGGGGAACCATAATAGTTCTTGGTAGTACTTGTATCGATTTAATATCAATCGTTCCGTAGGGTTGATTGCGGATAATCACTTTAGTCTTACCACCTTTTTCAAACCCTCGTGCGTATAATTGTTCCGGGTCGCGGACATTTAATCCCCGAACAACTAAGTCTACTTCGATAGGTACTGTTTTACTACCAACTTGAGCAACAGAACCAGAACCACCAGGGAATAGGAAGATGCCGAATATAACAAGCAGAATGACAAGTAAAGCACCGAAGTCGAGGATGCTAATTTTACCGAATAAACGACCTTTGGAATCTAAAATAGCCATAACAAGTTTTTCTAATAATGGTAGCAGTATGTCTTTAGTTAGAATGCAGCACTTTTATCTATTTTGCAGGACGAAAAGTTATTGAGTGCTGGAGATCGTGCAATAGTCTATCACAACTAGGGAGTGGAGAGTAGGGAGTAGGGGGTGGGGGTAGAGATTATAAGAATTTTCCATTCCCCATTCCCCATTCCCCACTCCCTATTCCCAATTTTTAATATGCAACTCATAGGGAGAGAAATTCGTCACATAGTTTTACTTCTACTCAAACTCTCTTGAAACCGGATCGTTATGAACAGGAACCGCTTTTCTACAAACTCTCGTTATTGGCGACGGAATTGGTTTTATCCGTTAATTTCCTTAACAGTATCTTTAATTTTGTGCTTAAGTACACCAGTAAAAACCTGGGCTGGTATTGAGCGCTGGATACCGACATTGATACAGGGCGTACAAGTCATTCAGCTTTCCAACATATCTCCTCGTCAAGAGGTTGAGCTTGGTAAGCAAATGAATCAACAATTAGGTCGTGAAGTCAAATTTTACCGTAACTCCGCAATTAGCGATTATGTGGAACAAATTGGTAGGCGGTTGGCTGCTAACAGCGATCGCAGCGAGCTTCCTTTTACCTTTCAAGTTGTTGACGATAACAGTATCAATGCTTTTGCCACAACTGGGGGATTTGTATACGTTAACACGGGCTTGCTAAAAGCTTCGGAAAATGAAGCGGAACTGGCAAGTGTGATGGCTCACGAAATTGGTCACATTACTGGGAAGCATTTGGTAA
This genomic interval from Scytonema hofmannii PCC 7110 contains the following:
- the ftsE gene encoding cell division ATP-binding protein FtsE, whose amino-acid sequence is MKTAVTTKETTDQSVQAQDSKTQQPNDTTAVVVQLRSVSKTYTNGCHALVDVNLEIKKGEFLFVTGSSGSGKSTLLKMLYGDEKPTQGRVIINGCDVTNLRGDGLSIIRRCIGIVFQDYKLIPQRTVAENITVVLQAQGYTRKEIQRRLEPTLKVVGLLSKADCFPDQLSGGEQQRVSIARAIVATPPIILADEPTGNLDPDNSWQVMQILQKLNSFGATVIVTTHDEQLVRRCNRPVVQVQHGRLYRKC
- a CDS encoding DUF4330 domain-containing protein; the encoded protein is MAILDSKGRLFGKISILDFGALLVILLVIFGIFLFPGGSGSVAQVGSKTVPIEVDLVVRGLNVRDPEQLYARGFEKGGKTKVIIRNQPYGTIDIKSIQVLPRTIMVPQPDGSVKELPDTRSNNFSTDMLLTLQGKAQVTADGPVLGNSKVKIGMPIELDGFNYNFNSTVIDVRLQDK
- a CDS encoding toxin HicA — translated: MAQIEKLLAQLKNNPKNVNFTDLVKVCNHYFGEPRQQGTSHCVYKTPWAGDPRVNIQEKNGKAKAYQVKQVLAAIEKMEEMKDG
- a CDS encoding alpha/beta fold hydrolase; this translates as MYQPLGFEQRSTMTSLGIMTYYTNEGKPWENNTEKETLVFLHGFGGGSSAYEWSKVYPAFAAEYRIIAPDLIGWGRSEHPAQSYRIENYLDTIREFLQKTCARAVTVIASSLTAGFTIRVAIAHPELFKSLILTTPAGLADFGEDYSRSIFAQIVSIPIVDTLLYNTGIATSGGIRSFLERRQFAQPNRVYEEIVNAYLESAQQPNAAYAALSFVRGDLSFDLSLYIQQLTTPSAIIWGRKSEFTGPEIGRRFAQMNPKAIRIFQQLDDVGLTPQLELPAVTIGLIRKFLPVLDQSSV
- a CDS encoding recombinase family protein — protein: MRLVSTHSQKDDLQTQIDFLRMNRAESELISEIGSGLNFKRRKLLSILERVIKGEVKELVVAYHDRLSRCRI
- a CDS encoding M48 family metallopeptidase, whose protein sequence is MNRNRFSTNSRYWRRNWFYPLISLTVSLILCLSTPVKTWAGIERWIPTLIQGVQVIQLSNISPRQEVELGKQMNQQLGREVKFYRNSAISDYVEQIGRRLAANSDRSELPFTFQVVDDNSINAFATTGGFVYVNTGLLKASENEAELASVMAHEIGHITGKHLVKQMRQRAIAGGVASAAGLDRSQAVAIGVDLALNRPRSREDEYDADKRGLRTLTRSGYAPSGMVSFMQKLLKKGSGTPSFLSTHPATGDRIKALESAIASQSGNSSAGLDKAAYQANIRALR
- a CDS encoding IS200/IS605 family accessory protein TnpB-related protein, giving the protein MANKKQRRKKGYIESQKTIKLWVVDNVQYKDNVANYIIPTREKYAEVTNFYADILLADLDLLETKAEDLYAVLEGLTIINKNRVEVQFPLQGDVPSDMRRACIKKAFGVVKSWYSNYKKWEVKKQKKLALGKKFSDQPPVPPRDYSQMHPVLYSGMYKDFDGTSIILKLWTGTSWAWIKQPINLRGQSLPDGWDWGSPTLILKDKLHLHFPIIKQISNPGKIKEQAQNSDGITICSIDLNLDGTIAVASIISSDGTGSVQELATLFVNRNDTIQHRRKRELGRIARAYSRTNKGFGTSKKGDCSKRFKKIKNRDDYESHRISKRLVEFAHKHGATVIVFECLTNLRPEQAKYSRRSNQKRAYWLKSKIVKRTRYKAFQLYGILTSLVSPKNTSKECAYCQSNVSRISVTISDVFAEIVNLAIINSDGKVFYNIGTPNYLCSSNIKHKGNADLNGSRNVGLKFLRRYFENPKIMTKSLVNGTSGQGTVPSVV
- a CDS encoding type II toxin-antitoxin system HicB family antitoxin — translated: MVNCDHYTYRVTWSTEDQEFVGLCAEFPSLSYLHENRTTAIEGIINLVKDVVADMEANDERIPEPIAEKNYSGKFQVRIPPELHRRLAIEAAEENVSLNRYVSLKLAY